The Gallus gallus isolate bGalGal1 chromosome 6, bGalGal1.mat.broiler.GRCg7b, whole genome shotgun sequence genomic interval GAATCCCACTTTATCCTTCCCAAGGTTCAACAGGGATTTGTCGACGGGCTCTAACGCCTCTCATGCACGAATAAGACATTTGGGAATTGGGATGGATTTTATTGACGTGATTGGTGACAGGGTGACAGTGGTGACAGACTCCCTCATGCTTGTGCAGACCCAATGGTGTCCCGATGAAGGGCCGCAGTGTGTTCTGGGGTCAGAAAAGAGCGGGCGTAGGTGGACGGATGCCAAGGGCAggtgccagctctgcaggcaggacCCAGCGGAGGatgtccttctgcagcacaactagggtgaagaaaacaagctgcagcaggcccaagaacagcagaaacctcctgtggaagagaagaaggtccAGTCAGATCCGGGGGCACGTTTGTCACAGCACTTTCCAACCAGCCCCGGCAAGTGGCCCGTGGACATGTGCCATACAGGGAGCAACGGAATCTGTTGTAGCTCTGCGCAGGGCTGCCAAGATCGCCACCCCACCTGCTCTCCCACCCAGGACCCTAAGCAATACTGAGGCATTTTATCCCCCAAAAgtcaaaagctgcctgatggtCTCTGGACCCCAGGGCGACTCACCGCAGCCAGGAAGTTACAAGTGGATGCTTCTGTGCTGCCGTCTGCTCATCCTAGAGGACAAAGCAAAGTAGGGCCACGCGTTGGGGTGAGCGCAGGTTTGGGCACTCGGAAGCCCTCCTTCGTCCCCACAGCCAGAGGGAGGCCCATATCCCCTGCGGTGGCCCTGAGGTGAGCCTTCCCTCCCCAAGGCCCCGCTGGGGCTTTCTCTCTTACCAATCGCACAGCCACtgtctcctgcagcagggaactCATGTGCTCTTCCCTGCGTGCCGTCTTCCTCCTGCTACAGACGCGGGGAGTTTGGTGTGTGAGAAGAGGCCTCGGCCGGCACCAGGACCTCTCCcctaaccccccccccccccccccatcccatggTGGCCACGGGGACCCGAGGCAGCTGCCCGgcctctgctggagctgggacGGGCACCCCTGGGTGCCAGACCTGCACAGGCCCGGCCTTCCCGAGCTCCAGCCGACGGCCCAgatggctgggggctgctgggatcCCAGCTCCCCCCTGCCTCAggtctgggctgtgctgctacTCACGGCGCAGTGCGCTTTTGGGCCCTCCGTTGTGCCTTCTGGAGGTTTTTCATCTCCatttccacctcctccttcagtgcctggggaaggaaagggtCCGGTCAAGAGCCCGTCCCGTGTCTGCAGGCAGGGGGCTTTCCCCGATCAGTGCGCTGCTCTCCattctctccctcccaccctgcGTACCTGACGGATTTTGGTCTGCTCTCGGAGAACAGCTGCCAGCTCCGCAGACCTCTTCTTACACTGCAAGGCAATGGGGACCAGGGGCATGGAtgcagggtgggaaagggtgttTGCAGCCCGCGCCCAGGgcacagcaaggccaggcccgAGCAGGGCAGCAAGCCCTGCGGCGCCCTGGCTGCgtggcccagcagctctgccctgcggGGTTTCTGCAGGTGGCTCACGCACCTCCATGAGCTCCTCCAGCAGTGCGCCTGACTCAGCGTTGTCTACCGCCAGCATTTCACTGGAGTACTTCTCTGCCATGGCTTCAGCTGCGCGCGCAACAGAAGGCAGATGGGTGTGAGGGGCACGGCTGTGGGCACGGCAGGGATAGAACCCTATCCCAGTGCGCCATTGCGCGTGGGAGCTCACGCGTGCTCCTTTCCGGCTGTGCTTTGGCACACCGGGTGTCCCACGTGCAGCCCTGGCCACTGCCACGAGTGCCGGCATGGGTACAGCTGCCAGCCCATGACCATGAGGCATGGCCTCATCTCCCCCCTCTGGCAGGCACAGGCAGGCTCTTTCAGACCCAACACGGCCGTGCGCCGGCACTGCGAGAAGGGGAGACGAGGCCTGGTGCCAGGCAAGCTGCAGGGCTTCTTACCGCTCAGTGCGCACAGCTGCGGATGAGTTCGCGACAGTCCTCGACCACgctgtgggctgggagggcACCGGGGGCACTCTCTGCCTTCAGTCTCCTCTCCCAATCTCTCCCACCTCCTCGCAGTGCCAGTGCTCAGCACCAAGTGCTCTCTGTGCCCAGGGAGCGGTGCTTCTGCTACTCTGCAGGGTGATTGCGTCACAATGCTCTGGCTGTGACGCGTGCCCCTCCGCCCACGGGGAAGCGCCGCTCCTCGGCTGGTGTGCAGAGCATCAGGAGgcgatcatagaatcatagaatggctaaggttggaaaagacccacgggatcacccagtccaaccattcgcccttcaccaatggttctcgctaaaccgtgtccctcagcacaacatccaaacggTCTTTGAAcgccaccaggctcagtgactccaccacctctctgggcagcccattccactgccttttccttatcctcagcgGTCACATTcgcagcctcatccagtaggGAATGGAGAttttccctgctcctcctcttactgttgatatacttgtaaaagagtttcttgttcccttttaccttagcagccaggttgagttcaatGGTTGAGATGGACACCAGGGAAAAGGAGGATGAGATAGGTATGTGAACTGGGGTTTCCAGTGGAGAGGAACAAGATGAGCTGAAGAGGTGATTCAAGATAGCTGGCGTGGCTTTGTTAAGGGCAGATTGcacctgaccaatctggtggccttctgtgatggagtaatggcatcggtggacaggggaagggcaacgcgtgtcatctatctggacttctgcaaagcctttgacgtggtccctcaccacatccttgtCTCTAAACTGGGGAGgggtggatttgaaggatggactgctCAGTGGGTTAGGAATTGGCTGAttggacgcagccaaagggttgtgatgaatggttctgtgtcagggtggaggctgtgTATCGAAGTGTGACTACTACGTTTCTTGGGTGACCTGAAACTGACAGAAGGCAGCTGTATCAACTGTCTCCTATTCTTAAAAACAATTACTGGgattttttcattgttcttgCTGACTGTTCTGTTGAACGTAAATAAGATGgagatcacttttttttttttttttttttttttttgctgtagcttctaaaaaaatggtttttttgattaaaaaatactcTAGAACTAATGTGTCATGTTCTGtagaatgctttcttttccttgataGTGTATAGATTGTTGCCTTTTGtccaaaatgtgaaaaacatgCCCACTTGGTACAGGCAATAAGGGAGGTGAAGTGCTGGAGAGGAAATTAGTGAAAACCGTaatgaatgagaaaatgtaAACGTGTTACGTCCTTAATACATAAATAAGCTGCTTATGTTCCTAAGGCCTTTCGATCTTAGGAACTAATGTTTTAACTTCCTGTTTAGTGTTATGCAAAGGTCATATTCATATTTCCTTTGTGTAGAAGACACTCTACTTTGCTTGGTAGTATTTGATGAATACAGCACTTAACATTCCTTACGTGGTGAAGATAAGAAAGTTGAAAACAgctcagagaaatgcagaatgatTGCCTTTTAATGACCACAGCTACGTCACCGGAATAAAATGGGTGGTGATGTTCAGCTATTGCCCCTGATGATCAGGAAAGAATGGTGCCATTGGAAATATCTGCACCAGAAAAAACTCTAACAAATTAAGGGactactttgaagaaaaaacaacaacaacaacaaaacaagaatgtatatcagggaaaaaaacaaaacaaaacaaaaaaaacatgttaaatTCTGTGACAGTGGATTTGCTAATGTGGGTGCTCAGCTTACAGGTGAGAGATGATAGTACAAAAATGGGTAGTACAGTTTTGTCTGTCTGCTTTACCTGTGGTGATGATGGTGTGCATGAATGTGAGCTTTTCAGCTGCGTTTCTTAACCTGGGGGACTTCCTATTAGGTCTGCTCTGTTAGTGCCTCCTTCTTTAGTGTGTTGGACTGTAATGTtggaagtggatgttggtggtagaTTTTGAACCTTCCTGTCAATGCCCCATGACTTCTGTTGCTGTCTGCAGTCTGACAGGATGGCGTCTGATATAGGAGCGTGGATGAAGCacaggtgtgtcattgaattaCTTGGTGTTGGAAAAAAAGGGCACCCGCTGGCGTTCAGCAATCCTTGCTGAACTTTTAGGGAGGCAAAAgggtgaatgtgagcacagtgtggtggtgaatggcgtgtttcagaggaaaatgatgAGTATAGAGCAAGACGAGGTTTTCTCTTACAATGTATGATGAAGCCTATGTATTTGTTGCACATGCTTATATTGGAAGTGATGATATTAAGTGTGCTTTTGTAAattttgccaaaatatttttgacttGTACCAGGAACCTCTTAAGTTCTACCAGAAGTACGAGTAAGAATGCTTCCAATAATGACTATGATTTAGGGAACTGTAACATTCTGCAAGTAGCTGAAGAATATAAGCATCAAGATAATCTTGGTATGGTGATATAACTACAGTAGTAGAAGGTACTAATGTACTAACTACTAAAAATGATGGGGAAGACAGGCAGAATAGCTAGGTAAATCCTTTCTTTTGGAAGATGCATggaatttcttcttcttgagAAATTAGAATACTTGTTCTTTACACCACTTAGGACTTCTTTAAGgcttgcttttttcatttgaaatagtCTTTTTGAGTAATCgcggaggggggtgggggggggaaagcaaATGATGTCAAAGTCAAGTGAAATGCACAATCCTTTGTGTGTCTACCAGTATATTCTATTTACTTGATCTTCcaaaataagtaagtaaataaataaattcctgtTGTAATATGAATAACTGGAAGAGAGAATCAACAGAAGAAACATAAAGGCCAAAGAAACATGGGCTGCTTGTTTAGTTGCTGGTGGTTTATGGTTTTTACATGCTTCCATGAGAGAGACTCGATAGacaaaacagaataacaaaGCATGCGTGTTATTGAAAGGTGGAGCGGGAACAATCAGAGTTCGTCATGCATGTTATCGCTGGACTTAAGATCCAGATGTTGAGAACAGCTAGTTCAGCAAGTGTACCTGCTAAATTCTTTCTGTATTCTAACTGAAGGCAGAGGAAGTAGATGAATGAAACAAATGTCTTCAATTTTTTGTATCCTTGAGGACTTTCTGAAGCTTGGTTTCTGTCACAGCACTGACAATGTCATTACAGGGAGCCGAAAGTTGTTTCATAAAACTTGGACTGAACAGACATGAAACTGAAGCTTCACCACTGCCAGAGTATCACCACATGTAGAACGCATTTAAAAATACTAGGTAAAAGGAATGACTATTTTACTAGGAGTAATCCAGCAGACTGCTTAGGAGAGCAGGAATTTCTGATTTTAAGGTCGATGTTTAGTCAGTCAGTTGAGATTTCTTGACTTGGATTTGTGCATTGGATTGGCCACATGGCCAATAATAAGTAAGCTTACTGCAGGAAGGCAATACTGACATGCAGGCTCAAATGTCAAATGTTGGTTTCTAGATGAGCTGTGAGCATGCTCTGACTACTTGACCTGAGACTCTGTCGTGGTGGGCGAGGGTACGATTTTCAGTCAGCCTCAGCTTCTGTCTTTCAAATGGTGACCTGAAATTTGCTGACACTGTCAGAAGTgccagttgtttgtttttgttgctcttagAGGGTTGGTTTGTTCTAGTTGTCTCTGAGCTATGTCTTCTCAAGTGTATAGGAAGAGCCGGTGAGATGCTAGTAGTCCATGACTGAGTGATCAGCTTTGACTGGTCTGGAAGGGAAACCTTTCTCAGGGCTTTGGTGTGGAGAAGGtctttggggtcctggtggaccaGAAGGTGGACGGGAGCCGGCAGTGcatgcttgcagcctggaaggccaactctATCccgggctgcattaaaaaagcatCTACGTTTGATAAAGCAgctcacaaaagaaaacaacaacttcTGGGAATGTAAAGGTTTTAGCTCTTGCGTAGAAACTTGGGTATAGTTGCGGTAGGTGAAAACGCAGAAATGCAAACGGAGAGTTCTCCTAGAGCTCATGTAGCGGTTATGGTGGGGTGAACGAaccctgctttgcttttggctcCAAGCTTGCTTTCGGAGGCATTTCTGGGGGTGATGCAGTCACCaaccctgggggtgttcaagaaacttttAGCTTTTGTACCTAGGGCCGTGGAGTCATGGGAcatattggtgataggtggatggttggagcCCTTGGAGGTCATTTCCAGCCTTGCCGATTCCCTGAGTCCTGTTTCTTAGCTCCAGAATCCCACTTTATCCTTCCCAAGGTTCAACAGGGATTTGTCGACGGGCTCTAACGCCTCTCATGCACGAATAAGACATTTGGGAATTGGGATGGATTTTATTGACGTGATTGGTGACAGGGTGACAGTGGTGACAGACTCCCTCATGCTTGTGCAGGACCCAATGGTGTCCCGATGAAGGGCCGCAGTGTGTTCTGGGGTCAGAAAAGAGCGGGCGTAGGTGGACGGATGCCAAGGGCAggtgccagctctgcaggcaggacCCAGCGGAGGatgtccttctgcagcacaactagggtgaagaaaacaagctgcagcaggcccaagaacagcagaaacctcctgtggaagagaagaaggtccAGTCAGATCCGGGGGCACGTTTGTCACAGCACTTTCCAACCAGCCCCGGCAAGTGGCCCTGTGGACATGTGCCATACAGGGAGCAACGGAATCTGTTGTAGCTCTGCGCAGGGCTGCCAAGATCCCCACCCCACCTGCTCTCCCACCCAGGACCCTAAGCAATACTGAGGCATTTTATCCCCCAAAAgtcaaaagctgcctgatggtCTCTGGACCCCAGGGCGACTCACCGCAGCCAGGAAGTTACAAGTGGATGCTTCTGTGCTGCCGTCTGCTCATCCTAGAGGACAAAGCAAAGTAGGGCCACGCGTTGGGGTGAGCGCAGGTTTGGGCACTCGGAAGCCCTCCTTCGTCCCCACAGCCAGAGGGAGGCCCATATCCCCTGCGGTGGCCCTGAGGTGAGCCTTCCCTCCCCAAGGCCCCGCTGGGGCTTTCTCTCTTACCAATCGCACAGCCACtgtctcctgcagcagggaactCATGTGCTCTTCCCTGCGTGCCGTCTTCCTCCTGCTACAGACGCGGGGAGTTTGGTGTGTGAGAAGAGGCCTCGGCCGGCACCAGGACCTCTCCcctaacccccccccccccccccatcccatggTGGCCACGGGGACCCGAGGCAGCTGCCCGgcctctgctggagctgggacGGGCACCCCTGGGTGCCAGACCTGCACAGGCCCGGCCTTCCCGAGCTCCAGCCGACGGCCCAgatggctgggggctgctgggatcCCAGCTCCCCCCTGCCTCAggtctgggctgtgctgctacTCACGGCGCAGTGCGCTTTTGGGCCCTCCGTTGTGCCTTCTGGAGGTTTTTCATCTCCatttccacctcctccttcagtgcctggggaaggaaagggtCCGGTCAAGAGCCCGTCCCGTGTCTGCTGGCAGGGGGCTTTCCCCGATCAGTGCGCTGCTCTCCattctctccctcccaccctgcGTACCTGACGGATTTTGGTCTGCTCTCGGAGAACAGCTGCCAGCTCCGCAGACCTCTTCTTACACTGCAAGGCAATAGGGACCAGGGGCATGGAtgcagggtgggaaagggtgttTGCAGCCCGCGCCCAGGgcacagcaaggccaggcccgAGCAGGGCAGCAAGCCCTGCGGCGCCCTGGCTGCgtggcccagcagctctgccctgcggGGTTTCTGCAGGTGGCTCACGCACCTCCATGAGCTCCTCCAGCAGTGCGCCTGACTCAGCGTTGTCTACCGCCAGCATTTCACTGGAGTACTTCTCTGCCATGGCTTCAGCTGCGCGCGCAACAGAAGGCAGATGGGTGTGAGGGGCACGGCTGTGGGCATGGCAGGGATAGAACCCTATCCCAGTGCGCCATTGCGCGTGGGAGCTCACGCGTGCTCCTTTCCGGCTGTGCTTTGGCACACCGGGTGTCCCACGTGCAGCCCTGGCCACTGCCACGAGTGCCGGCATGGGTACAGCTGCCAGCCCATGACCATGAGGCATGGCCTCATCTCCCCCCTCTGGCAGGCACAGGCAGGCTCTTTCAGACCCAACACGGCCGTGCGCCGGCACTGCGAGAAGGGGAGACGAGGCCTGGTGCCAGGCAAGCTGCAGGGCTTCTTACCGCTCAGTGCGCACAGCTGCGGATGAGTTCGCGACAGTCCTCGACCACgctgtgggctgggagggcACCGGGGGCACTCTCTGCCTTCAGTCTCCTCTCCCAATCTCTCCCACCTCCTCGCAGTGCCAGTGCTCAGCACCAAGTGCTCTCTGTGCCCAGGGAGCGGTGCTTCTGCTACTCTGCAGGGTGATTGCGTCACAATGCTCTGGCTGTGACGCGTGCCCCTCCGCCCACGGGGAAGCGCCGCTCCTCGGCTGGTGTGCAGAGCATCAGGAGgcgatcatagaatcatagaatcgctaaggttggaaaagacccacgggatcacccagtccaaccattcgcccttcaccaatggttctcgctaaaccgtgtccctcagcacaacatccaaacggTCTTTGAAcgccaccaggctcagtgactccaccacctctctgggcagcccattccactgccttttccttatcctcagcgGTCACATTcgcagcctcatccagtaggGAATGGAGAttttccctgctcctcctcttactgttgatatacttgtaaaagagtttcttgttcccttttaccttagcagccaggttgagttcaatGGTTGAGATGGACACCAGGGAAAAGGAGGATGAGATAGGTATGTGAACTGGGGTTTCCAGTGGAGAGGAACAAGATGAGCTGAAGAGGTGATTCAAGATAGCTAGCGTGGCTTTGTTAAGGGCAGATTGcacctgaccaatctggtggccttctgtgatggagtaatggcatcggtggacaggggaagggcaacgcgtgtcatctatctggacttctgcaaagcctttgacgtggtccctcaccacatccttctctctaaactggggaggtgtggatttgaaggatggactgttcagtgggTTAGGAATTGGCTGAttggacgcagccaaagggttgtgatgaATGGTTCTGTATTAGGGTGGAGGCTGTGTATCGAAGTGTGACTACTATGTTTCTTGGGTGACCTGAAACTGACAGAAGGCAGCTGTATCAACTGTCTCCTATTCTTAAAAACAATTACTGGgattttttcattgttcttgCTGACTGTTCTGTTGAACGTAAATAAGATGgagatcacttttttttttttttttttttttttttgctgtagcttctaaaaaaatggtttttttgattaaaaaatactcTAGAACTAATGTGTCATGTTCTGtagaatgctttcttttccttgataGTGTATAGATTGTTGCCTTTTGtccaaaatgtgaaaaacatgCCCACTTGGTACAGGCAATAAGGGAGGTGAAGTGCTGGAGAGGAAATTAGTGAAAACCGTaatgaatgagaaaatgtaAACGTGTTACGTCCTTAATACATAAATAAGCTGCTTATGTTCCTAAGGCCTTTCGATCTTAGGAACTAATGTTTTAACTTCCTGTTTAGTGTTATGCAAAGGTCATATTCATATTTCCTTTGTGTAGAAGACACTCTACTTTGCTTGGTAGTATTTGATGAATACAGCACTTAACATTCATTACGTGGTGAAGATAAGAAAGTTGAAAACAgctcagagaaatgcagaatgatTGCCTTATAATGACCACAGCTACGTCACCGGAATAAAATGGGTGGTGATGTTCAGCTATTGCCCCTGATGATCAGGAAAGAATGGTGCCATTGGAAATATCTGCACCAGAAAAAACTCTAACAAATTAAGGGactactttgaagaaaaaacaacaacaacaacaaaacaagaatgtatatcagggaaaaaaacaaaacaaaacaaaaaaaacatgttaaatTCTGTGACAGTGGATTTGCTAATGTGGGTGCTCAGCTTACAGGTGAGAGATGATAGTACAAAAATGGGTAGTACAGTTTTGTCTGTCTGCTTTACCTGTGGTGATGATGGTGTGCATGAATGTGAGCTTTTCAGCTGCGTTTCTTAACCTGGGGGACTTCCTATTAGGTCTGCTCTGTTAGTGCCTCCTTCTTTAGTGTGTTGGACTGTAATGTtggaagtggatgttggtggtagaTTTTGAACCTTCCTGTCAATGCCCCATGACTTCTGTTGCTGTCTGCAGTCTGACAGGATGGCGTCTGATATAGGAGCGTGGATGAAGCacaggtgtgtcattgaattaCTTGGTGTTGGAAAAAAAGGGCACCCACTGGCGTTCAGCAATCCTTGCTGAACTTTTAGGGAGGCAAAAgggtgaatgtgagcacagtgtggtggtgaatggcgtgtttcagaggaaaatgatgAGTATAGAGCAAGACGAGGTTTTCTCTTACAATGTATGATGAAGCCTATGTATTTGTTGCACATGCTTATATTGGAAGTGATGATATTAAGTGTGCTTTTGTAAattttgccaaaatatttttgacttGTACCAGGAACCTCTTAAGTTCTACCAGAAGTACGAGTAAGAATGCTTCCAATAATGACTATGATTTAGGGAACTGTAACATTCTGCAAGTAGCTGAAGAATATAAGCATCAAGATAATCTTGGTATGGTGATATAACTACAGTAGTAGAAGGTACTAATGTACTAACTACTAAAAATGATGGGGAAGACAGGCAGAATAGCTAGGTAAATCCTTTCTTTTGGAAGATGCATggaatttcttcttcttgagAAATTAGAATACTTGTTCTTTACACCACTTAGGACTTCTTTAAGgcttgcttttttcatttgaaatagtCTTTTTGAGTAATCacggaggggggtggggggggaaagcAAATGATGTCAAAGTCAAGTGAAATGCACAATCCTTTGTGTGTCTACCAGTATATTCTATTTACTTGATCTTCcaaaataagtaagtaaataaataaattcctgtTGTAATATGAATAACTGGAAGAGAGAATCAACAGAAGAAACATAAAGGCCAAAGAAACATGGGCTGCTTGTTTAGTTCCTGGTGGTTTATGGTTTTTACATGCTTCCATGAGAGAGACTCGATAGacaaaacagaataacaaaGCATGCGTGTTATTGAAAGGTGGAGCGGGAACAATCAGAGTTCGTCATGCATGTTATCGCTGGACTTAAGATCCAGATGTTGAGAACAGCTAGTTCAGCAAGTGTACCTGCTAAATTCTTTCTGTATTCTAACTTAAGGCAGAGGAAGTAGATGAATGAAACAAATGTCTTCAATTTTTTGTATCCTTGAGGACTTTCTGAAGCTTGGTTTCTGTCACAGCACTGACAATGTCATTACAGGGAGCCGAAAGTTGTTTCATAAAACTTGGACTGAACAGACATGAAACTGAAGCTTCACCACTGCCAGAGTATCACCACATGtagaacacatttaaaaatactagGTAAAAGGAATGACTATTTTACTAGGAGTAATCCAGCAGACTGCTTAGGAGAGCAGGAATTTCTGATTTTAAGGTCGATGTTTAGTCAGTCAGTTGAGATTTCTTGACTTGGATTTGTGCATTGGATTGGCCACATGGCCAATAATAAGTAAGCTTACTGCAGGAAGGCAATACTGACATGCAGGCTCAAATGTCAAATGTTGGTTTCTAGATGAGCGTGAGCATGCTCTGACTACTTGACCTGAGACTCTGTCGTGGTGGGCGAGGGTACGATTTTCAGTCAGCCTCAGCTTCTGTCTTTCAAATGGTGACCTGAAATTTGCTGACACTGTCAGAAGTgccagttgtttgtttttgttgctcttagAGGGTTGGTTTGTTCTAGTTGTCTCTGAGCTATGTCTTCTCAAGTGTATAGGAAGAGCCGGTGAGATGCTAGTAGTCCATGACTGAGTGATCAGCTTTGACTGGTCTGGAAGGGAAACCTTTCTCAGGGCTTTGGTGTGGAGAAGGtctttggggtcctggtggaccaGAAGGTGGACGGGAGCCGGCAGTGcatgcttgcagcctggaaggccaactctCTCccgggctgcattaaaaaagcatCTACGTTTGATAAAGAAgctcacaaaagaaaacaacaacttcTGGGAATGTAAAGGTTTTAGCTCTTGCGTAGAAACTTGGGTATAGTTGCGGTAGGTGAAAACGCAGAAATGCAAACGGAGAGTTCTCCTAGAGCTCATGTAGCGGTTATGGTGGGGTGAACGAaccctgctttgcttttggctcCAAGCTTGCTTTCGGAGGCATTTCTGGGGGTGATGCAGTCACCaaccctgggggtgttcaagaaacttttAGCTTTTGTACCTAGGGCCGTGGAGTCATGGGAcatattggtgataggtggatggttggagcCCTTGGAGGTCATTTCCAGCCTTGCCGATTCCCTGAGTCCTGTTTCTTAGCTCCAGAATCCCACTTTATCCTTCCCAAGGTTCAACAGGGATTTGTCGACGGGCTCTAACGCCTCTCATGCACGAATAAGACATTTGGGAATTGGGATGGATTTTATTGACGTGATTGGTGACAGGGTGACAATGGTGACAGACTCCCTCATGCTTGTGCAGACCCAATGGTGTCCCGATGAAGGGCCGCAGTGTGTTCTGGGGTCAGAAAAGAGCGGGCGTAGGTGGACGGATGCCAAGGGCAggtgccagctctgcaggcaggacCCAGCGGAGGatgtccttctgcagcacaactagggtgaagaaaacaagctgcagcaggcccaagaacagcagaaacctcctgtggaagagaagaaggtccAGTCAGATCCGGGGGCACGTTTGTCACAGCACTTTCCAACCAGCCCCGGCAAGTGGCCCGTGGACATGTGCCATACAGGGAGCAACGGAATCTGTTGTAGCTCTGCGCAGGGCTGCC includes:
- the LOC121111196 gene encoding uncharacterized protein LOC121111196 isoform X1, producing the protein MPHGHGLAAVPMPALVAVARAARGTPGVPKHSRKGARVSSHAQWRTGIGFYPCHAHSRAPHTHLPSVARAAEAMAEKYSSEMLAVDNAESGALLEELMECKKRSAELAAVLREQTKIRQALKEEVEMEMKNLQKAQRRAQKRTAPRRKTARREEHMSSLLQETVAVRLDEQTAAQKHPLVTSWLRRFLLFLGLLQLVFFTLVVLQKDILRWVLPAELAPALGIRPPTPALF
- the LOC121111196 gene encoding uncharacterized protein LOC121111196 isoform X2; translation: MAEKYSSEMLAVDNAESGALLEELMECKKRSAELAAVLREQTKIRQALKEEVEMEMKNLQKAQRRAQKRTAPRRKTARREEHMSSLLQETVAVRLDEQTAAQKHPLVTSWLRRFLLFLGLLQLVFFTLVVLQKDILRWVLPAELAPALGIRPPTPALF